From Caulobacter segnis, a single genomic window includes:
- a CDS encoding FecR/PupR family sigma factor regulator, whose protein sequence is MNATAAPDGDIDDQAREWALSVFGERLSPERAQALGQWLAADPRHAQAYDQAEQLMLALGGVDALVARPAGNRRQTWRWAAAIALPLAACLAIGVGVAPAPRSWKAAAPRGP, encoded by the coding sequence GTGAACGCAACCGCCGCGCCTGACGGCGACATCGACGACCAGGCTCGCGAGTGGGCCCTGTCCGTGTTCGGCGAGCGGCTGTCGCCCGAGCGCGCCCAGGCGCTTGGCCAATGGTTGGCGGCCGATCCGCGCCACGCCCAGGCCTATGACCAGGCCGAGCAGTTGATGCTGGCGCTGGGCGGCGTCGATGCGCTGGTGGCGCGCCCCGCCGGGAACCGTCGCCAGACCTGGCGCTGGGCCGCCGCCATCGCCCTGCCCCTGGCCGCGTGCCTGGCGATTGGCGTCGGCGTGGCCCCCGCCCCACGATCCTGGAAAGCGGCCGCGCCACGCGGACCCTGA
- a CDS encoding RNA polymerase sigma factor translates to MAKSQRPSADEEAWTWSRRAVFRESYCDDWEDLRLFLRARFGPGPPEPEDLAQQAFVKLGERPADQEHESPRAFVFRVAINLARDALRRQKMAYRLVSASAPALEPDAAPDAERTVIAKQELDVLNRVVEGLPPRHRRFLADNRVAGLSFAEIARQNGVSEALVRKTVGEAVAACQRAVAGGPIDFRGLSRERNRRA, encoded by the coding sequence GTGGCGAAGTCGCAACGGCCGAGCGCCGACGAAGAGGCGTGGACCTGGAGTCGACGCGCGGTATTCCGCGAGAGCTACTGCGACGACTGGGAGGACCTGCGGCTGTTTCTTCGCGCTCGCTTCGGCCCCGGCCCGCCCGAGCCCGAGGACCTGGCGCAGCAGGCCTTCGTAAAGCTGGGCGAGCGTCCGGCCGACCAGGAGCACGAAAGCCCACGCGCCTTCGTGTTCCGCGTGGCCATCAATCTGGCGCGCGACGCTCTGCGCCGCCAGAAGATGGCCTACCGCCTGGTCTCGGCCTCGGCGCCGGCGCTCGAACCCGACGCCGCGCCGGACGCCGAGCGAACGGTCATCGCCAAGCAGGAACTCGACGTGCTGAACCGCGTGGTCGAGGGCCTGCCGCCACGCCATCGCCGGTTCCTGGCCGACAACCGCGTGGCTGGACTAAGCTTCGCCGAGATCGCCCGCCAGAACGGCGTGTCCGAGGCGCTGGTGCGCAAGACCGTGGGCGAAGCGGTCGCCGCCTGCCAGCGGGCCGTCGCCGGCGGCCCGATCGACTTTCGAGGATTGTCACGTGAACGCAACCGCCGCGCCTGA